In Bradysia coprophila strain Holo2 unplaced genomic scaffold, BU_Bcop_v1 contig_350, whole genome shotgun sequence, a genomic segment contains:
- the LOC119080519 gene encoding ras-related protein Rab-43 produces the protein MSTRNSQTLMQTTGDDTFDFLFKIVLIGDCSVGKTKIVQRFKTGHFTESHANTIGVDFSMKTITVDGKRVKTQIWDTAGQERFRTITQSYYRSADGVIIVYDITKRSSFLSIQRWIEEVRRYTTLNVMLILVGNKCDLESLREVEFAEAEAMCEYIPEILFVMETSAKENTNVDDAFICLATELKRRHDNLNVVLDDAIVLEQGTPVKNCSGCSVT, from the exons ATGTCAACACGAAATTCGCAAACGCTAATGCAGACGACCGGTGATGatacttttgattttttgttcaaaattgtcCTAATCGGTGATTGCTCGGTgggtaaaactaaaattgttcAGCGATTTAAAACAGGACATTTCACTGAAAGCCATGCCAATACCATTGGGGTCGACTTCTCCATGAAAACAATTACTGTCGATGGTAAAAGGGTCAAG ACTCAAATTTGGGATACTGCG GGGCAGGAGCGCTTTCGGACAATTACTCAAAGTTATTACAGATCTGCTGACGGTGTCATTATCG TCTATGACATTACAAAACGGTCCTCATTCTTGAGTATACAACGTTGGATTGAAGAAGTCCGTCGCTACACCACATTGAACGTAATGTTAATACTCGTTGGTAACAAATGCGATCTAGAGTCTCTGCGAGAG GTGGAATTTGCTGAAGCTGAAGCCATGTGCGAGTACATaccggaaattttatttgtcatGGAAACATCTGCCAAAGAGAATACGAATGTTGACGATGCCTTCATTTGCTTGGCGACGGAATTAAAG AGACGACACGACAATTTGAACGTTGTCCTTGACGATGCCATCGTTCTGGAACAAGGAACCCCAGTAAAAAATTGCAGCGGATGCAGTGTGACGTGA